The Rhodothermales bacterium nucleotide sequence GTACCCGTGACTCCGTCCGCCTCTCGAATGAGATCACGGACAGTTCGAACGGCGGCGCCGATCTCATAACGTCCCGGTTGATACACGTCACCGGCAACCGACACAGCATTTTCCACAAGATCCACGATCGAAAAGAGATTGACGCGATCGCCGTCCTGTAGCGTGACCGTCTCCTCGCCGCGGATCACCCGCTCCAGACTGAAATCGAGCAACTCACGTGCGATGGAAGGATCACGGCGTCGATCGAACGGGATGATACGATCGACCTGGAATCGCTTCGTGTAGGCATCGGGCAACAGGCCGCCGGCGTACGCAAGCAACTCCGCCATCCCTTCGCCCTCGCGCAGTTCGTAAATGGCGGGCCGGTAGACATCGCCCTCTATCGAGACGGTGACCTCACGCGGCGGGATGAAAATGAAGTCGTTGCTCTGAAGTCTGATGGGATTCTTGTCGTACCCCTTGAGCAGGTAGTTGTAGATATCAACCGTGCCAAGGACGCGCCCACCGCGAACGACCTGAACCGAGCGAAGGGATCCGCTCGTCAGTGGGCCACCGACGCTGTAGAGGACGTTGAACGGAGTCGAATTCGAACTCACCGTATATCCGCCCGGTTGCGCGACCTCACCGAGCACGAACACCTGGACGGGGCGCAGCCTCGTGAGTGTGAGGTCCATGAAAACACTGGGCGGATCGCTCGTGAGCCCCGCATAGGACCTCGACAGCGAGTTCCGCATGTCCTGTCGGAGACTTTCCAGTCGGCGACCGGCAACGGTCAGTTGACCTACGTTCGGGATGAAGACGCGGCCTTCCCGGTCGACCGTGATATCGTACTGGAATTCAGCGGCGCCCCAGACGCTCAGCCGAAGCTCGTCGGCAGGCCCTACGATGTAGCCGTCATCGACCGGTCCGACGGAACTAGGCTCAAAGGCCTGCGGGACGTTCTCGAAGAGGCTGTATCCGAAGTACTTGATCTTCTGCTCACGGCCGTAGTCTTCCAGCGGCGTGTCGACGTCGCGCTCCGCGGCCTGCCTGAGCTTCGCCAGCTCATCCGCGTCAGCATCAGCAACGTCCTGGTCCACCAGCACCAACGTATCCACGATCGCGGGAAGCGTTATGGCCGGCTCGGGTACGGTTTCAACGTCACTCACGGCACGAAGCAGCCGCTGGATGGTCGCTTCCGGTATCCCGAGCTCGCGGGCTCGCTGTGCTGCCTGTGCAGGATTGTCCAGGTCGATGCCCATGCGGGCCGCCTGCTCGCGGGCTTGCTCCTCCGTCATTCCTCGCTGCCGCAACTCTCGCTGAACGTCGGCCGGTACCTCCTGGGCGCGGGACTGCGGAACGAGCAGAATGGATGTGAGAACTAGGAGGAGTGCCGTGATGAGAGGCCTGTGGTGTGGACTCTTCTTCAATGCGTGCGGGGTCATGATGTAAATCCTGGAACCTGCTACTGCGCGGGATGACACATCCGGGGCGAAGCCTTCGGGGTCAACGGGTCGCTTGGGGGCCGGTTGAGTCGTCGTCCATCGGCAGAAGGTGGTTTCTTCGGACTCCGGCTCACCGGATTTAAGGAAGTTAACTATCCTGCCTATTCTTTTTCACTTCCGAACAAAAATCTAACGCCCCGACGGTCACCGGATTGCGGACGGGAACGTACCTTACGAGAGCTTTTAAATGCACCCAACCTTCCGTCTGCCCACATTGTGAAGCATTCCCCGGTCCGTACCCGGTTCTTTCGGGCAATCCTGTTCGTCTTCATTCTCGTGCTAGCCGGACCTGTCACGTCCCGTGCGCAGATCGATGTGGCCGTATACGGCGAACGAATGGCCGGGGAAGACCTGTATGGAGTCGGAGGCGCCGTCATGCTGCCAATCAAAGGGTATACCTTCGATATCGCGCTTGGCGGCAATTACTTCTTCGCGCCATCGGACACGACATCCCCGTGGATGGTCAACCTGGACACCCACCTCAATCTATTCACGTATCGTTTCCTGAGGCCCTACTACGGTGTGGGACTGAATTACTACAATCGTGACGGCGATCGGGTCGGAGTGAACCTCAAGTTCGGCGTATACATGCGACTGCGGGATTGGCTCGTTCCCTACGTGCAGTACACGTATCGGACGATTCCGTCGATCGAGCATTCCTACATGCAGGTGGGAGCGCGAATCATTCCGAGGTCCCGATAGCACTCGCAGCAGGAGGAAATGGATATCGAGACGTACTACCGACATCCGACGGCACGGCTGGGCGCCGGTACCGAGATCGGCCGGTATTGCGTCGTTTCAGAAGATGTCGAAATTGGGCCAGGTTGTCTGATTGGCCACCACGTGGTCGTACACGCCGGCGCGCGGATCGGCTCAAACGTTCGCATTGACGACCACGCGGTTATTGGCAAACAGCCCATGCGTGCGCCCAACAGCGCAGTGACAAAGGTCGGCTCGCAGCCCGCACCGGTAGTCGGAAGCGACTGCATTGTCGGGACCGGCGTCGTCCTGTATGCCGGATCGATGATCGGGAACGGCGTCCTCGTGGCCGATTTTGCGACGATCCGAGAACGTGTCCGCGTAGGCGACTTCACCATCGTGGGTCGCGGCGTATCCATTGAAAACGACTGCATTGTCGGGCGGTACTGCAAACTGGAGACCAACGTCTACCTTGCCGCCTATTCGGAAGTCGAAGATCGTTGCTTCATTGCTCCGGGCGTTTTGACGAGCAACGACAACTTCATTGGACGAACCAAGGAGCGTTTCAAGCACTTCAAAGGCGTGACTGTGCGGAGGGGTGGTCGCATCGGAGTCGGAGCGGTCGTACTGCCGGGCAAGGAAGTCGGTCCGGACAGCGTCGTGGCGGCAGGAGCCGTCCTGACGAAGGATGCGGAAGGAGACAAAGTATACACGGGCGTACCCGCACGGAAGTCAGGTGACGTGCCGGACGAGCAGAAGCTCGACAATCAGGGCTGGGAAGACTAGCCGTATCGAGGCGAGGTAGTGAGCATGGATATCCAGATGGTGGACCTGCGAGGTCAGTATCTGAGGATCAAAGACGAGATTGACGAGGCCGTGCAGGAGGTCCTGGACGGCGCGCAGTTTATCAGGGGCCCCCTGGTAGGCGAGTTTGAGTGCGAGCTGGCAGGTCATCTGGGCGGTAAGTATGCGCTGGGCGTTGGCAACGGCACCGATGCGCTACAGATCGCCATGATGGCACTTGGCGTCGCTCCGGGCGATGAGGTGATCACGACGGCATTCACGTTCGTAGCGACGGCCGAAGCCGCCGCCCTGCTCGGAGCCGTTCCGGTGTTCGCCGACATCGATCCCGAATCCTTCAATATCGACCCGAGTGCTATCGAAGATCTCATCACGCCTCGCACCAGAGCGATCGTTCCGGTCCACCTCTTCGGCCAGCCCGCCGACCTGGATCCGATCATGGAAATCGCCGATCGCCATGGCCTCCCGGTGATCGAGGATAATGCGCAGGGCGTCGGAGCCGCGTACAAAGGCCGCGCAACCGGATACATCGGTACCATGGGGACCCTGTCGTTCTTCCCGTCGAAAAACCTCGGCGCGTATGGCGACGGCGGCGCAATAACGACGAATGACGAGGCCCTGTACGAGGCCGCACGGAAGGTGGCCAATCACGGTGGCACGCGTAAGTACCACAACGAGATTGTTGGCGTCAACAGCCGACTCGATACGTTGCAGGCGGCCATCTTGCTCGTCAAACTTCGCCACCTCGAAGCGTTTTCCGTGGCGCGAAGAGCGGCTGCGGACCGGTACGACGAGTTGCTCGCGGACGTTGAAGGCGTTACGATTCCACACCGCGTCCCGGAGTCCAGTCATGTGTTTCATCAGTACACCATCCGCGTGTCGCCCGACGTGCCGGAAGGCCGAGATGGGCTCGCTGCCCACCTGAAGTCAGCGGGCATTCCTCACGCGGTGTACTATCCGACGGCGCTCCATCAGTTACCCGTATTCAAAGATGGTCACGCGGCGTGCCGCATCGGCGAAATGACCCATACCGAGACTGCCGCGCAAGAAGTCATCTCTTTGCCGATGCATACGGAACTCACCGGGGCGCAACAAGGTCGCGTCGTTGACGCGATCGCTGAGTTCGTTCAGACAGGTCAGGAGGCCGGAGCATGACGGATGGTGAGCACGGTGTGGATCGAGTCGTCCGCATTGGACAGGTCGGAGTCGGGTACTGGGGCAAGAATCTTCTGCGCAACTTCAGTCGGCTGCCGTCGGCGGAAGTGGTGAGCGCGTGCGACCAACGTGAAGCAATTCTGCAATCCGTTGCGGCCGGTTATGCCGGCATGCAGACAACCAGTGACTTCGACGCGTTGCTGCAGGACGACAGTATCGAGGCCATTGTCGTAGCGACGGAAACTCCAACGCACGCAGAACTGGCCGAGAAGGCTCTTCTTGCCGGCAAACATGTTTTCGTTGAAAAGCCTCTGGCGCAATCGGTTGCGGACGCGCGTCGTCTCGTCGAACTGTCGGAGGAAAGAGGTCTGGTGCTGATGGTCGGCCATCTGCTCATCTATCATCCGGCCTTTCGTTACGTAGATGCGCTGATCGAGACGGGAGGTCTCGGCGACGTGTACTACCTGTACAGCTCGCGTGTAAATCTTGGGGTCATCCGGCAGAAAGAGAACGCTCTTGAAAGTCTCGCTCCACATGATCTGGCTGTGTCACTCCGATTTCTGAAGCGCCGTCCTGTGGCCGTTGCGGCGCAGGGCCAGGCCTACTTGCAGCCTGGCGTTGAGGATGTCGCGTTCGCAACCGTCTTCTTCGAGGACGGAAGGATCGCGCATCTCCATACCAGCTGGC carries:
- a CDS encoding DegT/DnrJ/EryC1/StrS family aminotransferase yields the protein MDIQMVDLRGQYLRIKDEIDEAVQEVLDGAQFIRGPLVGEFECELAGHLGGKYALGVGNGTDALQIAMMALGVAPGDEVITTAFTFVATAEAAALLGAVPVFADIDPESFNIDPSAIEDLITPRTRAIVPVHLFGQPADLDPIMEIADRHGLPVIEDNAQGVGAAYKGRATGYIGTMGTLSFFPSKNLGAYGDGGAITTNDEALYEAARKVANHGGTRKYHNEIVGVNSRLDTLQAAILLVKLRHLEAFSVARRAAADRYDELLADVEGVTIPHRVPESSHVFHQYTIRVSPDVPEGRDGLAAHLKSAGIPHAVYYPTALHQLPVFKDGHAACRIGEMTHTETAAQEVISLPMHTELTGAQQGRVVDAIAEFVQTGQEAGA
- a CDS encoding N-acetyltransferase; its protein translation is MDIETYYRHPTARLGAGTEIGRYCVVSEDVEIGPGCLIGHHVVVHAGARIGSNVRIDDHAVIGKQPMRAPNSAVTKVGSQPAPVVGSDCIVGTGVVLYAGSMIGNGVLVADFATIRERVRVGDFTIVGRGVSIENDCIVGRYCKLETNVYLAAYSEVEDRCFIAPGVLTSNDNFIGRTKERFKHFKGVTVRRGGRIGVGAVVLPGKEVGPDSVVAAGAVLTKDAEGDKVYTGVPARKSGDVPDEQKLDNQGWED
- a CDS encoding Gfo/Idh/MocA family oxidoreductase, with protein sequence MTDGEHGVDRVVRIGQVGVGYWGKNLLRNFSRLPSAEVVSACDQREAILQSVAAGYAGMQTTSDFDALLQDDSIEAIVVATETPTHAELAEKALLAGKHVFVEKPLAQSVADARRLVELSEERGLVLMVGHLLIYHPAFRYVDALIETGGLGDVYYLYSSRVNLGVIRQKENALESLAPHDLAVSLRFLKRRPVAVAAQGQAYLQPGVEDVAFATVFFEDGRIAHLHTSW
- a CDS encoding sugar transporter gives rise to the protein MTPHALKKSPHHRPLITALLLVLTSILLVPQSRAQEVPADVQRELRQRGMTEEQAREQAARMGIDLDNPAQAAQRARELGIPEATIQRLLRAVSDVETVPEPAITLPAIVDTLVLVDQDVADADADELAKLRQAAERDVDTPLEDYGREQKIKYFGYSLFENVPQAFEPSSVGPVDDGYIVGPADELRLSVWGAAEFQYDITVDREGRVFIPNVGQLTVAGRRLESLRQDMRNSLSRSYAGLTSDPPSVFMDLTLTRLRPVQVFVLGEVAQPGGYTVSSNSTPFNVLYSVGGPLTSGSLRSVQVVRGGRVLGTVDIYNYLLKGYDKNPIRLQSNDFIFIPPREVTVSIEGDVYRPAIYELREGEGMAELLAYAGGLLPDAYTKRFQVDRIIPFDRRRDPSIARELLDFSLERVIRGEETVTLQDGDRVNLFSIVDLVENAVSVAGDVYQPGRYEIGAAVRTVRDLIREADGVTGT